A segment of the Lolium perenne isolate Kyuss_39 chromosome 3, Kyuss_2.0, whole genome shotgun sequence genome:
TGTAGTAGCTGGCTGACATTTCAGCATCCCTGCTCGCCGCAGTAACTCAAGTGCATATTTGCGCTGAGTAAGAATTAGACCACCAGACGACTGACTGAGCACTTCAATTCCGAGAAAGAAGTGAAGAGGTCCAAGATCTTTGACTGAAAAATCTGACCGAAGATCATCAACAAGTTGAGTACTGGCTCGAGCAGATGAGCTGACCACgattatgtcatccacatagatcaACAGATATACTGTAACAGCCGAACTCTGAAGAATaaacagagacgtatcagcagctgACGCCTTAAACCCCAGTTTTCCCAGAACTGCACTCAACCTTGCATGCCATGCTTGGGGTGCTTGTTTGAGCCCATAGATAGCTTTAACAAGCCTACAGAGATGATGAGGACGACTTGGATCCTCAAACCCTGGTGGCTGCCTCATGTAGACTTCTTCATCTAATATACCATTGAGAAACGCATTTTGTATATCTAACTGACGAAGATGCCACCCGCGAGAAACTGCTAGAGAAAGTAGCAATCTGATTGTAGTTGGTTTTACTACGGGGCTAAAGGTGTCGGCATAATCCACTCCATACCTCTGCTTAAACCCCTTCGCAACCAATCTCGCTTTGTATCTTTCAACTGAGCCATCTGCACGCTGTTTCACTTTGAATACCCATTTTGAATCAATGACATTCAACCCAGATCGGCGAGGAACCAGTCTCCAAGTGTCATTTTTCTGAAGAGCACCAAATTCTTGATTCATTGCCTCTCTCCATTGCGGAACCGACATTGCCTGCTGCAAATCTCGTGGCTCCTGCACAGCTGTATGAGCCATGCAAGTGGTCATCCATGCGACAGTCCCATCTGTTCGCTTGCGAGGATGTCTGATCCCTTGCTGAAGCCGTGTCGTGACTCCACGAGGAGGAGGTTGTGGCGCTGCAGGGCGTGAGAGAGGATCAGCAGAGCCAGCATGCTCTGGCTGAGAAATGCCATGGGCTGACTCGGGCGGCCCAGTACTGGATTCGGCACGCGAGTCACTGGTGGACTGCATAGAGGATGATGGGCTTTGCTCGGTGTCGGAGCCCGAGTCACGTGACTCTGCATGGTGATCGACGTCTGCATGGCGATCGACGTCCTCATCGCGTGACGCGGCATGATGACCAGAATTTCCATGATCACTCGGAATTTCTTCAAGGCGAGCGCCTCGTCCAACACCTGCACCATGATTAGGAAACAAGAAAGGCGAATATGCAACATCATTTAGTTGGTCACGTGTGGGTGTGGATCGATGCAAGGTGGTTTCGGATGAATTTGTGGGAAGATTGGAGAACGGAAAAACGTTCTCATCAAAGATAACATCCCTGGATATATATACTCGGTTTGTTGGGACATGCAAGCATTTGTAGCCCTTATGAAGTGAACTATAACCGAGGAAAACACATTTCTTGGATCGGAACTCTAACTTCCTATTGTTGTACGGACGgaggtggggccaacaagcacaCCCAAAGATCTTAAAGAATGTATAATCTGGTTTTTCTCCAAGTAACCTCTCAAGGGGAGTTTGCATGCCGATGACACGACTAGGAGTTCTGTTTATAAGAAAACATGCTGTCGTGAAGGCATCATTCCAGAAACGGAAGGGTACAGAGGCATGAGCAAGTAATGTGAGACCACTTTCAACAAGATGTCTATGTTTGCGCTCTGCCAATCCGTTTTGTTGATGTGTGTGAGGACAAGAAACTCTATGTGAGACACCAAGGTCTTCAAAGAATTTATTTAACTTGTGATATTCACCTCCCCAATCAGATTGAACATGAATTATTTTGTGATTCAAGAGACGTTCAACATGTTTTTGGAAAGCAATGAAGATATGAAACACATCTGACTTATGCTTGAGGAGGTATAACCAAGTAAAACGAGAATAGCCATCAATAAAACTCACATAATAGCTATGACCACTAGTTGAGGTTTGGGCAGGGCCCCACACATCTGAATAAATGAACTCAAGAGGTTTCGAGATTACACGATTCGAATCTGAGAAAGGCAACTGATGACTCTTGCCTTGTTGGCAAGCATCACAAATTACATTATTTTGAGAAGTAACTAAAGGAAGCTTATTTCTATGAAGAATATGCTGAACTATGGGTGTTGCTGGATGGCCTAGACGCGCATGCCACTGCTCCCGTGACACTTTGAGACCACTGAAAACTTGTTTGACTGAAGGCTCATCGACACGATATAGGCCACCCCGGACTCCTCCTCTAAGCAGTATTTTCTTCGTGTCCCGATCCTTAACAAAAAAATACCAGGGATGAAACTCAAAAAAGACATTGTTATCTCTAGTAAATCTAGGAACAGACAGGAGATTTCTGGTAACGGATGGAACGTGGAGGACATCACGAAGGTGCAAAGGTCTAGAAGAGTTTTGAATTGTGGAGTGACCAACATAATGAATATGCATACCTGAGCCATCGGCGGTGTGCACCTTGTCCTTGCCTCCGTAGCGCTCCTTCAGCGAGAGCTTGTCGAGCTCAGAGGTGAGGTGATCGGTGGCACCAGAGTCGGCGTACCATCCTGGATCGACGGCGTACGATGGAGTGTGCCCGCCATGGGCACCAGCTTGATTGGCGTGTGCTCCTCCATGAGTGATTGCTGCAGCTTGACGTCCATGCTGATGACGACCGTCCTGCTGCTGTCGCCCATCATTGCCGATGCCGAGGAACTCCTTCTTGAAGCGCTTGAAGCACCTCGATGCGATGTGACCAACCTTGCCACAGAGTTGACACACTGGGCGAGAGCGATCAGGCTGGTCGTGCTGCATGGCGCCTCCGTCGCGCACGAAGTTGGGTGTTGGCAGCATCGCCGGTGATGGCGAGATGGGTTTGAAGAACCCCGATCGATCTTGATGGCGAGCACCGCTGCGCGAACCGAAGTTAGCGGCATGGATGCTGTCGCCGCGTAACTCAGCCTTGCGCGTCTCCACGCGCTGCTCGGTGTTGAGGAGTTGCGCATAAACATCGCGCACCGGCATCGGCACTGTACTGGCCGACACGCGATCGACGAAGGCGTCGTAGTCAGCGTCGAGTCCGTTCATGAGGAACGAGATAAACTCCTCGGGACGCAGAGGTTGGCCGATGGAGGTCAGCGTGTCGGAGAGGGATTTGATGCGGTTGAAGTACGCTGCTGCCGGCGCGTCCAGTTTCTTCGTCGCCTGGAGCTGCCCACGCAGCTGCATGACCCTCGCCGTGGACTGGCTGGCGAAGCTGCCAGCCAAAGTGGTCCATGCCTCCtcggccgtggtggcgaggacGACAACGCCGAACACCTCTGGGGTGAGCGACGAGAGGAACGCCGTCAGGATCGCCTGGTCCTGCTGGTACCAGGTCGTGTAGGCGGGGTTGAGGATTTTCGCCGGAGCTCCGGCTTCCCCCGCCTGAGGATTGGCGATTTCCGCCGATGGAGCAGCGACGCCCTGGGTGATGTACCCCATGAGGCCGTGGCTGCGGAGAAGAGGGAGAACTTGAGCGCGCCAGAACATGTAGTTGTCCTCGCTCAGCTTCACCGTGATGAGATTGGTGAGGTTGATCGGCGCAGAAGAGGTCGAGGAAGACGCCATCGCCTGGCTGTTGAGGATGATCGAGAGAGCCGAGCTGTTGTCGTCGGCGACCATGAGCTGCGAGGCGCGGAGCGTAGATTGGATCTtatagctctgataccataagAAACAAAGAAGAAAAGATGATTTGGGTGAGTAGCACACAGCTCATACGGCCGGCTCCCTCTCGTATATATATTGATATGACTTGCAGTACACGTACAGCGGTACAGGATAAGTACAGATATAAACAACCTAACAACTTAGTTAGGATACTAACTAACCAACGTAACAGGATACATTACGTTTGATACGGTGAACACGCACTGGAACCTTGGCAGCGCAGCGCATGTGCATGGCTGCAATTCCAGATTAGGCGGCAGCAGGATGCAAGCCGCCTTCAACAACGCCGATCCCCGAAAAAACCAGACCTCAGGGCGTCGCCGAGAACACACGGCCACACGGGCGCTCTTGATCTCGTCGGTCACCTCACCATGCAGTGTGGAGAACGGGGATAGGGAAGAACATAGAAAGAGAGAGCCTGGGTGAGTTAGACGACGAAACAACCTACCCAACATCTTATTGTTAAATGTTGAGGGCTTTTTTGCGAACTAGACCTAGCTCAGATGGAGTCGACGCTCTGACCATTGAGATTCAATCCAActgtacatgtatcattttcagaTTTGCAGAATGTAACTCATTTTCACCTGATACGTTCCCTTCTCTCCTTGAATCACTTACATCTGGTTAGTTAAGGAGATTATGCTCAGCATTCAGCAAGAGCCTACGCTAGCAGCATGGGCGGAGGGAGATCAGTACATGGGTGGACAAATGTACACCCATTATTTTCTGGCAAAAGCCTGTAGAGCAATATTCATCAAATAAATTAGTAGAAACATGAGTAAAATTATAACTTTTAGTCTGCTATGTACACCCATTGTTCATATGCTGGCTCCGCCACTGGCTAGCAGTTGTATTTATTTCCTGGATCAGGTGTATATTTTCTAAATATCGAGCCAGCGATGATCTCCTTGTAACATTGGTTAGTCCTTTATGTGCCTTCATGTTGCCTTGTTTAGAAATATCTGCATCATTTCATCTCACATGCAAACCGTTATCAGGAATGCTCCACTAATAGTTTCATGGTAGGTGTACATGTAACATGCATGTAACTATTGTGAAGTCGACAGTCAATTCATCAACGCTCCAAGCATTGCCTTAATTTTAAGTTGGGAACCTGAAAGTAACCTGACTATATTATTTTCCTTCAGGGATCCAGAGAGCAAGAGAAGCCTGGCTAGTTTATTTCAGTTTAAGGGAAGTATGTCACAATATTGGTTCCTTCAGAACCCTACACGATGGGAGATACTACATTCAGTATTGAGACTCAGGCCAATCTCAAGCCAAACCAAATACTTTTGCAATGGATTTTGCATGCATCCTAATCCATTGCCTATGTACAGAACAGAGTGTCCCAAAAAAAAGAAATGCAGTTCTGAAACCCTACAGATCATCGACAGAGCAGCTACAGACCAACGCTTTTCAGTTAAACTTTGGTGCATCGCCAGTTCTGAAACCTTATAGATCATCGACAGAGCAGCTACATCCGAATCTAGACAAATCTGCGACAGTTAATATGAGACAGAGGTAGTAGATCCATAAGACCATGAAGTCAATGGTGTGGAAAGAGAAAAGGTGAAGCAAAGCACTGAAGAGGAATAGAACCCCAAGAACGCAAGAACCAGTGAAGCGGTGACCATCTATTAGGTGGGACTAGGAGTGTAGTTTATGATGACCTGGGTCGCAATGTCTGGTTTCTAAGTATGCCTGATGGATGTTGTATTTATATTACTGTTACTATTTAATAAAGGCGTTGATTCTAAAAAAAACATATCATTGAATGGATTGCAAAATTttcaagggatgttccgggagcaaaaaaaaaaaaggattgTTAAACATTCTCTTCCCTCTTCCTATACCTAGTTTAGGCGTTTAGCAATCTAAAATATGCCAATGCTCTTAGGGATGCTCTAAACAATCTCTTTCTCCTCTTTGCTAGAACTGGTTTGGCTTTCTAAAATATAGGAATGCTTTTGGAGGTGCTCTAAATCAACAATTGGCCCCTAGTTGAGTCTGGACGGTCGTTCGCGATCAAGCTGCCTCTTTCATGTTGGTGGTAAGAACGAATCGGACCGAGTGGTACTAGCCCACTAGCACGTCCGCTTTCAGAAAAAGTTGTGGAGCATGGGCTGCCTTATCAGTTAACAAGCCCAGAAGAGTACATGAGACTCCAGTTCTGCAGCGCCAATGAACGGTGACGGCGGCGGCAGTGTACGGTGAATCCCTGAATGTGTGCATCAAAATGGCTGCTGGGATGGATAGGGTGATCTGCAAGACTGCATCATTGTCCAAGCTAGAGATATTATCCTGGGGGATGCGCAACTAGCTCCTGTATGAAAGCTCCTGTTAACAAAGATGAGATCACTCCTCCCAGGTTATAAATAGATACAATAGTGCCCGCAGAGAAAGGTATAGGTGATCTGGTTGCAACACAAACTAGCCAGCAGCAATGCCTCCCATCACATTCTTCTCTCTGCTTCTCTTCCTCTGTTCTGCTGCCCATCGAGCAGACACTGTTCTTGGCTTCACCAGGAGCGACTTCCCTCGGGACTTCGTCTTCGGAGCCGCCACATCCGCGTACCAGGTAGTAATCTTGATCCAGATTGTCAGTTCCGCTTCAGCTAGTCTTGTTCCATGCACACGTTTCAGCCACACAAAAGGCTCTCTGGGCCCTGCTTTCCAATTTTAGCAAGACAAACAAACAAACTAGTACAGTTCTTACAGGAAAGCATAAGAAccacaaattaaagcacatatatATTTTTGCGCATAATAACCTCTTTGCTCTGCTTTCTCTTCTGAACGGCAACCACGTAGCTCCGGTAAATTTGCTTCAGTGTCGTTTACCATTTTTTTGGACTTAATTAATTTACTTGTAGTATGAGGGTGCTGTGGCTGAAGACGGCAGGAGCCCAAGCATCTGGGACACCTTCACTCACGCTGGTAATTTACCTACTGTCAGTTTTCTGACCAAACAGATCAAGCCTGGCTGTGTCCCAGTTTGAGCATCTGGGTAAAATTTTGTTTCACGATACTGTCCTTTCTGACGGCAGGGAAAATGTCGGATAATAGCACAGGCGACGTCGCTGCTGATGGGTACCACAAGTACAAGGTAATCATGGTTATAATCTACCTGGCCCACATTTatattttgtacatatacttaatCTTTAATCTCTGGGAAAAAACACTCCATCCTTGTTTTTTTCTTGTTGAATTTTCTCAACATTCTCTAGATTGGATACTCTAACTTGTTTTTTTGGACTAATGACATCACCTGACGTTTCAGGAAGATGTCAAGCTCATGGTTGACACTAACCTAGAGGCTTACAGATTCTCCATATCCTGGTCAAGGCTCATACCAAGTACGTAAGCTTTGGATAATATTTCCGATGTAGTACTCAAgagtttccaaaaatgtttgatcaTTGGTTTCAAAATTGAGATTTGCAGATGGGAGGGGAGCTATTAATCCAAAAGGGTTGGAGTACTACAACAACTTGATAGATGAGCTAGTGAAAAATGGTAGAGTTGTTTTTACCAATCTTTATTATTAGTATTAATCATAACAATATCATACATGAGCAACGATAAAAAATATGCCATAGTTAAAAAGCATTTAATGTTTTCCTCCACTATCCGAAGTTCTGAATCTGTGTGGCTTCATGATTATTTAGGGATTCAAGTTCATGTTATGCTTTGCCATCTTGATTTCCCACAAATTTTGGATGATGAGTATGGGGGATGGCTAAGCCCTACAATTGTGTAAGTTCCCATTACGTTCTTTTGTAGCGCTGAAATTCCTCAAGAGGTGAAAATAATCAACGTTTTCTTTTCTAAATAACGTGGCCTCTGCAATTGTTGTGAAAATGATGAGATGATTTCTACCCCAATTTCCTAACTAGTGGCACTACAAAATGCAGGGCGGATTTCACAGAATTTGCAGACGTGTGCTTCCGAGAGTTTGGAGACAGGGTTTCATATTGGACTACCATAGACGAACCTAATGTCAGCGCATTAGGATCTTATGATAACGCACTCTTTGCACCCGGACGTTGCTCTGATCCTTTTGGAATAACAAAATGTACTGTGGGAGACTCTACCGTGGAACCATACATAGCAGCTCACAACATGATTTTGGCACACGCATCAGCTACTAGACTATACAGGGAAAAATATCGAGTGAGTCATCTTAATACAAAATTGACAATATCACCTTTTTGCGAGTACATTACTCCTCTTTTTTAAGGATCATTAGTTTAGATTTACGTTGGTATCTGTGATTAATTAATAAACATCAGTATTATCTAGTTATTATTCATGTAGAAACTACTATTAGTTAATTGTAATATATATTAGTGTCACTATGATTATAATTTCTGTGTACAAGATTGTTATGTTCTATTGTACTTTCTAGGCATAAGACCGCAGTGACCATAAAAACACACTTCTTTTGGTTTTGTATGATGCATTTCACATGCAAATATTTGTGCGTACATAAAAAGAGTCTCGCATGTAGGCTGCACAAAAGGGGGTTGTCGGCATAAATGTTTACTCTTCTTGGAGTTATCCTATGACGAACTCTAATGCGGATCTAGAAGCAGCTAAAAGATACCTAGACTTCGTGTTCGGGTGGTATGCTATTTTGACTCCTAAATTTATTTTGTTAATCCGGAATGTGCAAAAAGCAGCGAGATAATCAACGTGTGGCTCTTTCTAGGATACTAGAGCCCTTTGCATCTGGAGATTATCCAGCAGTGATGAAGACAAATGCTGGGGCTCGCCTACCATCTTTCACAAAGTCCCAATCTCAACTTGTCAAGGGTGCTGTTGATTTCGTAGGAATAAATCACTACTATTCCATGTATGTTAATGATCGTCCTTTAGACAAAGGCATCCGCGACTATTCAGCAGACATGTCTGTTAACCAGAGAGGTAATTAAACGCCAAGTTTATAAAATGTTCACAATTTCTTAGCAGAAGGAATGGGAATTGGATTCAGTTATCTTGTATAACATATTAAGGAAAAAGAACTTTTACATATATAATAATTTGTTGCTTCTTAGCAAGTATACACACAAATCTGAGAAATCTACTGTCAGAATACTGACACAATATTCATTTCTGTGGTGCAGCTTCTAGAACAGAACGACCAAGTGGCAAGGTAAAAGTTTCAACCGTGTTTCTCAGAGATGCTACTGGCTTCAACTATTTTAAATATTAATATGTCATATGAAGAATTATAATGTAACACAAGATACATACCAAACTTTTCTTTGGATTGCAGCAAGTCCCTTCAGCTTCTCCAAGTGACCCGGAAGGATTGCAATTTGTGCTGCACTACCTATCAGAAGCCTACAGCGACCTTCCTATTTATGTCCAGGAGAATGGCAAGTCGAATATATGATTTCTGTGTTCCTCAATGTTTTGGTTCAGCTATATCTTGATAAAATTACGGCAATGTTTGTGCACACATCACGGCTTCTTGTTCACTGAAGTTTTAACAATATCTCACTGTCCTGTCATCCATCTTTTCAGGTAATGCATCGAATGACACTCTCAACGACACCGACAGGGTAGAATACCTGAAGACATACATGGGTAGCACACTGAAGGCACTAAGGTTAGTCATTCCTACAACAAAAATCCCCAAGACGGTTCAGACATGTATCCTGACGTAGTCTTGCTCTGCAGGAATGGAGCTAACGTAAAAGGTTACTTCGTCTGGTCCTTCCTAGACGTCTTCGAGTTCATAGGAGGGTACCAGTCACGGTATGGACTGCACCGTGTCGATTTTGAGGACAAGGCGCTGCCACGGCAAGCAAGGCTCTCTGCTGGCTGGTACTCTGGCTTCCTGAAGAACAATGGCACCTATATACAGAACGAACTCGACAATACAGGACCCCATGCTCAATAATGACTTAACTAATCAGATGCGACCAGTACTTAAGCCTTAGCTTTCGGCAATTAAGAGAAATGATGAATTGAAGTAAATGTTGCAAGTAAACAAAATGGTTCTTCATATGCGTATATTCCTGTGGTACAGTATGTACAGTATTTGTTAGAAAGATATGTCAAGTTGCGTGCCTTACAGAAATGATGAAATATATACACGTTTGTTTGCTACATTAGCAATTTCGCCTGTTGTTAAATTAACATAAATCAAGTTTCGTAATAGCAGACGGTCAACATCATGCCTACGAatgaatttgattttttttttctacTCTTTACCTGTGTCAAGGTGCAAATCGTGGCGCAagtgtcactagtagaaaacctcacatccatctaagccattggtaccggttcccttacgaaccggtaccaatggggccatttgtaccggtttgagggctcaggtgggcgaggggctttcgtaccggtttgggaggggctttcgtaccggttcgtgttaggaaccggtacgaaaggtcttcggccaaaattcagacgcgtggtggggcccgggctggacctttggtaccggttcgtaacacgaaccggtaccaaagggtacccagccatatcaaaatcgcccagctcgtcccgagccccctgctggctctcatttttctcatcttcctcacactctaaatttttctccacctctcacacactccaataatctttatttttctccaccattttaacaagattaacggcatacatctatccaagggttagcaatatcatccttccttccggcgttcctaatttagctcagttctttggtagttttaactcgtactatttttgtagtgcaatcaaggtgttcgatgaaatgcctaagttagtgattttatttttttatatgcaatttgagctgaaattatggtatgttttgtaggttttaattagtatcatccccgtcctcaccgccgtcgatcgctagcgtcgtcccctagccggcacggtaccacctcggtgagcccctcttcttttttataaaaataacttagttttatgtgatgaacttgaatattaattaagttggtcactcatatatccatgatgttgtgtacttaatgatttttgatatacatataaaatgcagatgagtcgacaatggatgtacggtgaccggtgccatcccgagttcattatcgcatgcattattttctcaacgtggctgaggcaaacagcagtcgaatggtttcatgtattgtccatgtagttcctgtaagaatatgaaggattactctacctcgaagacccttcacgtccaattggagaatggtttcatgcccagctataattgttggaccaagcacggagaaagaggagttatattggaagacaacgaagaagaagaggatagtgacaactatcccagcttattcatcaagacggtggtagtagaatgggggaagatgaagtcgaagaagagctcattttcgatgagccgatttttgatgacccggatgacgatttgggtcgggccattcttgatgcgaagatgaactgcggaaatgaaaaggagaggttgaagttggagaaaatgttagaggatcacaacaaactgttgtacccaaattgcgaaaatggtcgagaaaagctgggtaccacgctggaattgctgcggtggaaggcagagaatggtacttacgacaagggatttgaaaagttgctgaaaataataaagaagatgcttcctgtgggagaacgtgttgccctctagcacgtacgaagcaaagaaggttgtctgccctctaggattagaggtgcaaaagatacatgcatgcatcaatgaccgcatcctctaccgcgggagtacgagaatttgaatgcatgcccggtatgtagtgcattgaggtataagatcaggcgagatgaccccggcgatgttgagggtgagtccacccccagaagagggttctgcgaaggtgatgtggtatgctcctataataccacggttgaaacgtttgttccagaacaaagagcatgccaagttgttgcgatggcacaaagaggaccgtaagaaagatgtgatctttgagacaccccgccgacgggtcgcagtggagaaaaatcgacagagagttcaagtcattttcagatgacgcaaggaacttaagatttggtctaagtacgagatggctttaatcctttcgggagcagAGCTCCGCCATAGCACtggccggtgactctatgtatctataaccttcctccttggttgtgcatgaagcggaagttcattatgatgccggtgctcatccaggggcccgaagcaacccggcaacgacattgatgtgtacccgaggccattggttgaagaactttagagttgtggcgtgacgaaggtgtacctgtgggatgagcacgaacaaaaggaatttaacctacgagcgttgttatttgtaaccatcaatgattggcctgctcttggtaacatttcgtggcagtcaaacaagggatacaatgcatgcacacactgtttaggtgagactgatagtatttatttgggaaacaagaatgtgtgcacagggcatcgtcgatttcttccaaaacaacatcacgtaagaaagagaggaaagcatttcggaggtgaggcagataaccgaaccaagcctacccgccctaatggggaagttatatatgatatggtcaaggatttagaagtgatctttggaaagggtcccggcgg
Coding sequences within it:
- the LOC127345511 gene encoding beta-glucosidase 5: MPPITFFSLLLFLCSAAHRADTVLGFTRSDFPRDFVFGAATSAYQYEGAVAEDGRSPSIWDTFTHAGKMSDNSTGDVAADGYHKYKEDVKLMVDTNLEAYRFSISWSRLIPNGRGAINPKGLEYYNNLIDELVKNGIQVHVMLCHLDFPQILDDEYGGWLSPTIVADFTEFADVCFREFGDRVSYWTTIDEPNVSALGSYDNALFAPGRCSDPFGITKCTVGDSTVEPYIAAHNMILAHASATRLYREKYRAAQKGVVGINVYSSWSYPMTNSNADLEAAKRYLDFVFGWILEPFASGDYPAVMKTNAGARLPSFTKSQSQLVKGAVDFVGINHYYSMYVNDRPLDKGIRDYSADMSVNQRASRTERPSGKQVPSASPSDPEGLQFVLHYLSEAYSDLPIYVQENGNASNDTLNDTDRVEYLKTYMGSTLKALRNGANVKGYFVWSFLDVFEFIGGYQSRYGLHRVDFEDKALPRQARLSAGWYSGFLKNNGTYIQNELDNTGPHAQ